A genomic stretch from Mya arenaria isolate MELC-2E11 chromosome 10, ASM2691426v1 includes:
- the LOC128205248 gene encoding uncharacterized protein LOC128205248 has product MDGFYGLNCSQSCLSLSADCLRCTQTYGKCLECKDGFYPNDYGSCINCSISCMGGLCNSAKVNGCINGLEDKDCSERRIYIGSSTISALSALSVVLGISLICTAAGCYLCNRRMSKPTEPEDQLETEMTYEQLQRQANEPTYTNADENYSVLST; this is encoded by the exons ATGGACGGCTTTTACGGTTTGAATTGTTCTCAAAGTTGCTTGTCCCTGAGTGCGGACTGTCTACGATGTACTCAGACGTATGGAAAGTGTTTGGAATGTAAAGACGGTTTTTATCCAAACGATTATGGAAGCTGCATAAATTGCAGTATTAGCTGTATGGGTGGGCTTTGCAATTCTGCGAAAGTAAATGGCTGCATCAATGGTCTTGAAGACAAAGATTGCTCAG aaCGACGAATTTACATTGGTTCTTCAACAATAAGTGCCCTCTCAGCTTTATCGGTAGTTTTGGGCATTTCGCTTATTTGCACAGCTGCTGGTTGCTATCTGTGTAACAGACGAATGTCTAAACCAACAG AACCGGAAGATCAGCTTGAAACTGAGATGACCTATGAACAGCTACAAAGACAGGCAAACGAACCAACATACACGAATGCTGACGAAAATTATTCCGTGCTTTCAACGTAG
- the LOC128204532 gene encoding uncharacterized protein LOC128204532 has protein sequence MVDGTCSCRPNFVTAKCDACADGRYGVNCDRKCSVGCTTSLWDKERRIYIGSSTISALAALSGVLGILLICTAAGCYLWNRRLSTPSVTEQEDQRETEMNYGQLQRQANEPTYMSADENYSVISE, from the exons ATGGT AGATGGTACTTGTTCGTGTCGCCCAAACTTCGTTACAGCGAAATGTGATGCATGTGCGGATGGAAGATACGGTGTTAACTGTGACAGGAAATGTAGTGTAGGATGTACCACATCGTTATGGGACAAAG aaaGAAGAATTTACATTGGTTCTTCCACAATAAGTGCTCTCGCAGCTTTATCTGGAGTTTTGGGCATTTTACTTATTTGCACAGCTGCTGGTTGCTACCTGTGGAACAGACGCCTTTCTACACCATCAG TAACAGAACAGGAAGATCAGCGTGAAACCGAGATGAACTACGGACAGTTACAAAGACAAGCAAACGAACCAACATACATGAGTGCTGACGAAAATTATTCCGTGATTTCAGAGTAG